A portion of the Edaphobacter lichenicola genome contains these proteins:
- the larE gene encoding ATP-dependent sacrificial sulfur transferase LarE gives MDLAAKAAVLHATLQNLGSVLVAYSGGTDSAYLAYAAHVALGNNMQAVIADSPSLPRAELAAALAFTTDHNIPIQILHTNELDNPDYQRNDAKRCFHCKDELFTQMEAERSSRGFAHIAYGMNLDDRAEFRPGQQAATQHRAVAPLVTAGLTKQEIRALALQAGLKLWDKPASACLASRIEYGRPVTRVNLTQIEQAEDALHALGFPQVRVRHHGDLARIEISRDDLPRALALPIFEAITAAIKPLGFLYVTLDTEGYRSGSMNDTLLATSSIRPAR, from the coding sequence ATGGATCTAGCCGCCAAAGCCGCCGTGCTCCACGCCACGCTGCAAAACCTCGGCAGTGTTCTGGTCGCCTACTCCGGCGGCACCGACTCCGCCTACCTCGCCTACGCCGCCCACGTCGCCCTCGGCAACAACATGCAAGCCGTCATCGCAGACTCCCCTTCCCTGCCTCGTGCCGAACTCGCCGCTGCCCTTGCCTTCACGACCGACCACAACATCCCCATCCAAATCCTCCACACCAACGAGCTCGACAACCCTGACTACCAGCGCAACGACGCCAAACGCTGCTTCCACTGCAAAGACGAGCTCTTCACCCAAATGGAAGCCGAGCGCTCCTCACGCGGTTTCGCTCACATCGCCTACGGTATGAACCTCGACGATCGTGCCGAGTTCCGTCCAGGACAACAAGCCGCGACGCAACACCGCGCCGTCGCCCCTCTCGTCACAGCAGGCCTCACCAAGCAAGAGATTCGCGCCCTCGCCCTCCAGGCCGGCCTCAAGCTCTGGGACAAGCCCGCCAGCGCCTGCCTCGCCTCTCGCATCGAGTACGGCCGCCCCGTCACACGCGTCAACCTCACGCAAATCGAGCAAGCAGAAGACGCCCTCCATGCACTCGGCTTTCCTCAAGTCCGCGTTCGCCACCATGGCGACCTGGCGCGAATTGAAATATCCCGCGATGACCTTCCTCGCGCGCTCGCTCTGCCCATCTTCGAAGCCATCACCGCTGCCATCAAGCCTCTAGGCTTCCTCTACGTAACCCTCGATACGGAAGGCTACCGCTCCGGTTCCATGAACGACACTCTTCTCGCAACCTCCTCCATACGCCCCGCGCGCTAA
- the larC gene encoding nickel pincer cofactor biosynthesis protein LarC: protein MALMRIAYLDCFAGISGDMFLGALIDTGVDPKILHEAIAALNLNATLKIEKVDRSGISSTKIHVYDGSKLAEVNPAPASQDHSHTHEEGHTHQHSHTYQQQPKTQHQHKAGHTHDHDHAHGRSLTVIRDLINAASLAPAVKHTAIQAFELLGASEAKIHNVPVETIHFHEVGAVDAIVDIVAASAGIHALAIDKWYCSALNIGGGMVDCAHGRFPVPAPATADLLRGLPTYSAHIEKELVTPTGAALIRALSPTFGPHPAMRVEHIGYGAGSRNPKSFPNVLRLSIGEATDPAAIPPSPIPHSHKKNEAHHHHTAQTVTVLETALDDLSPQILAYVSERALALGALDVMLTPVVMKKGRPGTLLTIICNPSEQNAMEQLVLRETSTLGVRVRQDSRVCLDRNHAHVTTAYGEIRVKVGTLDGQEYNVAPEFEDCRAAATKHNVPLKLVQQAAMVAYFK, encoded by the coding sequence ATGGCTCTCATGCGCATCGCTTACCTCGACTGCTTTGCCGGCATCAGCGGCGATATGTTCCTCGGAGCACTCATCGACACCGGAGTAGATCCAAAGATCCTCCACGAAGCCATCGCCGCCCTCAATCTCAACGCGACACTCAAGATCGAAAAGGTCGACCGCAGCGGAATCTCCTCCACGAAGATCCACGTCTACGATGGCTCGAAGCTCGCTGAAGTGAACCCAGCGCCCGCATCGCAAGATCACAGTCACACCCACGAAGAGGGTCATACTCACCAACACAGCCACACCTACCAGCAGCAACCCAAGACCCAGCACCAGCACAAAGCCGGCCACACACACGATCACGACCATGCTCATGGCCGCTCCCTCACCGTCATTCGCGATTTGATCAACGCCGCATCTCTGGCCCCTGCCGTCAAACACACAGCGATCCAAGCCTTTGAGCTACTCGGCGCATCCGAAGCCAAGATCCACAATGTCCCCGTCGAAACGATTCACTTCCACGAGGTAGGCGCCGTCGACGCCATCGTCGACATCGTCGCCGCGTCCGCCGGCATCCATGCCCTCGCCATCGACAAGTGGTACTGCTCTGCACTCAACATCGGCGGCGGCATGGTCGACTGCGCCCACGGCCGCTTCCCTGTCCCCGCGCCCGCCACCGCAGACCTCCTTCGCGGCCTTCCCACCTACTCAGCGCATATCGAAAAAGAGCTCGTCACTCCCACCGGCGCCGCACTCATCCGCGCACTCTCTCCTACGTTCGGCCCGCATCCCGCAATGCGCGTCGAGCACATCGGTTACGGCGCCGGCTCTCGCAACCCCAAAAGCTTCCCCAACGTCCTGCGCCTTAGCATCGGCGAAGCAACCGACCCCGCAGCTATTCCTCCATCGCCAATCCCTCACTCCCACAAGAAGAACGAGGCCCATCACCATCACACCGCGCAGACCGTCACCGTCCTCGAAACAGCCCTCGACGACCTCTCCCCGCAGATCCTCGCCTACGTCTCAGAGCGAGCCCTGGCCTTGGGAGCACTCGATGTCATGCTTACTCCCGTCGTCATGAAAAAAGGCCGTCCCGGCACTCTGCTGACGATCATCTGCAACCCCTCGGAACAAAACGCAATGGAGCAGCTGGTCCTCCGTGAGACCAGCACGCTCGGCGTTCGCGTCCGTCAGGACAGTCGCGTCTGTCTCGACCGTAACCACGCACACGTCACCACGGCCTACGGCGAGATCCGCGTCAAGGTCGGCACTCTCGACGGGCAAGAGTACAATGTAGCGCCCGAGTTCGAGGACTGCCGCGCTGCAGCGACCAAACACAACGTACCTCTCAAGCTGGTCCAGCAGGCTGCCATGGTGGCCTACTTCAAATAG
- a CDS encoding aldo/keto reductase: MERRDFLKTATVASVGAAIPTIAQTGQPAAMPVKRPESPDMLYRELGTTGERVSAIGMGGYHIGKQKDSAESIQLLHAGIDRGITFMDNCWDYNDGISEVRMGQALRNGYRQKVFLMTKMDGRTADEYNKQLEQSLGRLQTDMIDLVQFHEVIRFEDPDRIFASGGAIEAAIAAQKAGKIRYIGFTGHKDPAVHLRMLETAQRHSFHFDTVQMPINVMDAHFRSFEKEVMPVALKQGIGVLAMKTFGDPYILKSNTVQPIEALHYGLTQPVSVVITGIDNTQTLDQAFEAVRTFKPLNQAQISSLLARTATAASEGKFELFKTTNHFDGTAANPKWLG, translated from the coding sequence ATGGAGCGAAGAGACTTTCTCAAGACCGCAACAGTGGCCAGCGTAGGCGCAGCGATCCCAACAATCGCGCAAACCGGACAGCCAGCCGCAATGCCGGTCAAGCGGCCCGAATCACCCGACATGCTCTACCGCGAACTCGGCACCACCGGCGAACGAGTCTCCGCCATCGGCATGGGCGGCTACCATATCGGCAAACAGAAGGACTCCGCCGAAAGCATCCAGCTCCTCCACGCCGGCATCGACCGCGGAATTACCTTCATGGACAACTGTTGGGACTATAACGACGGCATCTCCGAAGTTCGCATGGGCCAGGCCCTTCGCAACGGTTATCGACAGAAGGTCTTTCTGATGACAAAGATGGACGGACGCACCGCAGACGAGTACAACAAACAGCTTGAGCAATCCCTCGGTCGCCTCCAAACCGACATGATCGACCTCGTCCAATTCCACGAAGTCATCCGATTCGAAGACCCCGACCGCATCTTCGCCTCAGGCGGCGCCATTGAAGCAGCCATCGCCGCGCAGAAAGCGGGCAAGATTCGCTACATCGGATTCACCGGCCACAAAGACCCTGCTGTCCACCTTCGCATGCTCGAGACCGCGCAAAGACACAGCTTCCACTTCGACACCGTTCAGATGCCGATCAACGTCATGGATGCGCACTTCCGCTCCTTCGAAAAGGAGGTCATGCCCGTCGCGCTCAAACAAGGCATCGGCGTCCTCGCCATGAAGACCTTCGGCGATCCTTACATTCTCAAAAGCAACACCGTCCAACCCATCGAAGCCCTTCACTACGGCCTCACTCAACCGGTCTCGGTCGTCATCACCGGCATCGACAACACCCAAACTCTCGATCAGGCATTCGAAGCCGTACGCACCTTCAAACCCCTCAACCAGGCCCAGATCAGTTCCCTGCTGGCCCGCACCGCCACCGCCGCCAGCGAAGGCAAATTCGAACTCTTCAAAACCACCAACCACTTCGACGGCACCGCCGCCAATCCCAAGTGGCTCGGCTAG
- a CDS encoding SMI1/KNR4 family protein: MNNLTIDELKKKWRTENCTYTPVLASEIHDFEQGRKIVFPEDFKRYLLEVNGTKVDGDANLFEFYPLDRLETWIEKKWTIPPRTPNYFAPGEFYVFCDYMISCWAYAIRLGKDQDSGEVIACGWLEFTKIADSFTEFIELYLADDKRIYPPTPLKVVK; this comes from the coding sequence ATGAACAATCTCACCATCGATGAACTCAAAAAAAAATGGCGCACGGAGAACTGCACTTATACGCCTGTCTTGGCTTCTGAGATACATGATTTCGAACAAGGACGAAAAATTGTCTTTCCAGAAGACTTCAAACGCTATTTGCTTGAAGTGAACGGAACGAAAGTCGACGGCGACGCCAATTTATTCGAGTTCTATCCGTTGGATAGGCTCGAAACGTGGATTGAAAAGAAATGGACAATTCCTCCGCGTACGCCGAACTACTTTGCGCCTGGCGAATTTTATGTCTTTTGCGACTACATGATCTCGTGTTGGGCCTACGCGATTCGTCTTGGCAAGGATCAAGACTCAGGAGAGGTAATAGCGTGCGGCTGGTTGGAATTTACGAAAATTGCTGACTCTTTTACGGAGTTCATTGAGCTATACCTCGCAGACGATAAGCGAATTTATCCACCTACGCCTTTGAAAGTAGTGAAGTGA
- the larB gene encoding nickel pincer cofactor biosynthesis protein LarB, which yields MNKASLLELLAAVQSGTITPTDATQRLADMPYEDIGHARIDHHRTLRLGLPEVIYAQGKSPQQTTEIFTRMAAAGTDVLATRADAPTASMVLAATPAAIYHPKARAITLKQSTATEPTGHIAILSAGTSDQPIAEEAAVTAELFNTKVTRLYDVGVAGLHRLLAVRDQLTEANVIIVCAGMEGALPSVVGGLVGVPVIAVPTSVGYGASFDGAAALLGMLNSCSPNVTVVNIDNGFGAAYTSVLIARASARRS from the coding sequence ATGAACAAAGCCTCCCTCCTAGAACTCCTTGCCGCCGTCCAATCCGGAACCATCACCCCCACCGACGCTACCCAGCGCCTCGCCGACATGCCCTACGAGGACATCGGCCACGCCCGCATCGACCACCACCGCACCCTCCGCCTCGGACTCCCCGAAGTCATCTACGCTCAGGGAAAATCCCCCCAACAAACGACAGAGATCTTCACCCGCATGGCCGCCGCAGGCACTGACGTCCTCGCTACCCGCGCCGATGCGCCGACCGCCTCCATGGTCCTCGCCGCCACGCCTGCAGCCATCTACCACCCAAAGGCCCGTGCCATCACGTTGAAACAGTCCACCGCAACAGAACCTACGGGTCACATCGCCATCCTCAGCGCCGGCACCAGCGACCAGCCCATCGCCGAAGAGGCCGCCGTTACCGCCGAGCTCTTCAACACAAAAGTTACCCGCCTCTACGACGTAGGCGTCGCCGGCCTCCACCGCCTTCTCGCCGTCCGCGATCAACTCACCGAGGCCAACGTCATCATCGTCTGTGCCGGAATGGAAGGTGCCCTCCCGTCGGTGGTCGGCGGCCTCGTCGGCGTCCCCGTCATCGCGGTCCCCACCTCGGTCGGCTACGGAGCCAGCTTTGACGGCGCGGCCGCTCTTTTGGGAATGCTTAACTCATGTTCCCCCAACGTCACCGTAGTAAATATAGACAATGGCTTCGGCGCGGCTTACACTTCCGTCCTAATCGCACGAGCCTCTGCCCGCCGTAGCTGA
- a CDS encoding PEP-CTERM sorting domain-containing protein → MRCLRFVVAALVLVVCPLVAHADFVDTFAVNITTGSGFLPTDTAGGTVSLNVTTGTWVSADVSYYLGGNPADVVATFTMLDGYYPHPDFTYTFFLSDQSSTEPFSLALPVSSLVGYTGGSICSMTAPCNDGVNYMSGFAFPKTDPYVESGSLTLISSVDPPSAVTPEPSTFALFGTGLLSLAGAMRRRLGR, encoded by the coding sequence ATGCGCTGCTTGCGTTTTGTTGTCGCTGCCTTGGTTTTGGTCGTCTGTCCGCTGGTCGCTCACGCTGATTTTGTGGACACGTTTGCCGTTAATATCACGACAGGCTCGGGATTTTTGCCAACCGATACCGCTGGGGGAACAGTGTCCCTAAACGTGACTACCGGGACGTGGGTGAGTGCTGACGTGTCGTATTACCTCGGTGGGAATCCTGCGGATGTAGTCGCCACGTTTACGATGCTGGATGGCTACTATCCTCACCCAGACTTTACGTATACATTTTTTCTTTCGGACCAGAGTTCGACGGAACCTTTTTCGCTGGCGTTGCCTGTCAGCAGCCTGGTCGGCTATACCGGCGGGAGTATCTGCTCGATGACTGCGCCGTGTAATGACGGCGTCAACTATATGAGCGGATTTGCCTTCCCCAAAACCGACCCGTATGTTGAATCGGGTTCGCTGACGCTGATCAGCTCGGTGGACCCGCCAAGCGCGGTTACTCCTGAACCTTCTACATTTGCTTTGTTTGGTACCGGTCTCTTGAGCCTTGCAGGTGCGATGAGACGCAGGCTCGGCCGCTAA